One genomic region from Xyrauchen texanus isolate HMW12.3.18 chromosome 16, RBS_HiC_50CHRs, whole genome shotgun sequence encodes:
- the LOC127657000 gene encoding cell growth regulator with EF hand domain protein 1-like has translation MKTHGVMPHSSAGVGLAKHRYMERPLTAAEQGVPKISKGAVNMIIARLLFLLILPSLGVCAPQVQTISSDGLLQSDFANPFGSSENNHRLLQSYIKSNLKEGQASPELNTREQEMFFLFSLYDYDRSGQMDGLELMQLLKDFLSHHAMMPKSTDSVVSLVDYLLQTQDLNQDGLLAPSELLSSSMQDHQQENNIVLPDAPAEPKEDALKQEQTEDGDADTHQQEAAVQDNQEPEQKQEQLLPAEEHNERKDPAQEEHKQAEEPSDQNQIPESD, from the exons ATGAAAACACACGGTGTTATGCCGCATTCATCTGCCGGGGTGGGACTCGCTAAACACCGCTACATGGAGCGACCGCTTACTGCTGCAGAACAAG GTGTGCCAAAGATATCCAAAGGAGCAGTTAATATGATCATAGCAAGACTTCTGTTCTTGCTCATCCTCCCTTCACTGGGTGTGTGTGCTCCACAAGTACAGACAATCTCCAG TGATGGCCTTCTTCAATCCGATTTTGCCAATCCTTTTGGGTCCAGCGAAAACAACCACAG GCTCTTGCAAAGCTACATCAAGAGCAACCTGAAGGAGGGACAGGCCAGTCCAGAGCTTAACACAAGGGAACAAG AGATGTTCTTCCTCTTCTCCTTGTATGACTATGATAGAAGTGGGCAGATGGATGGGCTTGAGTTGATGCAGCTTCTGAAAGATTTCCTATCTCATCATGCAATGATGCCAAAGTCGACAGATTCT GTAGTGTCTTTGGTGGATTACCTGTTGCAAACTCAGGATCTAAACCAGGATGGATTACTGGCTCCCTCAGAGCTGTTATCATCGTCCATGCAGGACCATCAGCAAGAAAACAACATTGTGCTCCCTGATGCTCCAGCTGAGCCAAAGGAGGACGCCTTAAAACAGGAGCAAACAGAGGATGGAGATGCTGATACTCACCAGCAAGAGGCAGCAGTCCAAGACAATCAGGAACCTGAACAGAAACAGGAACAGCTTTTACCTGCTGAAGAACATAATGAGAGAAAAGATCCAGCTCAAGAAGAACATAAACAAGCTGAGGAACCATCAGATCAGAACCAGATACCAGAATCAGATTAA